One segment of Pseudoalteromonas rubra DNA contains the following:
- the ubiK gene encoding ubiquinone biosynthesis accessory factor UbiK: MINPAKIEEIAKQISSNMPQGVKNLADTFESKTKQAIQNKLTEMDFVSREEFDIQSKVLIKTREKLTELEAKVAELEAKLAAQDSDQPEQ, from the coding sequence ATGATCAACCCAGCAAAAATTGAAGAAATCGCCAAGCAGATCTCCAGTAACATGCCACAAGGTGTGAAAAACCTTGCAGACACTTTTGAAAGCAAAACCAAACAGGCTATTCAGAATAAACTGACAGAAATGGATTTTGTCAGTCGTGAAGAGTTTGATATTCAGAGCAAAGTACTGATCAAAACCCGTGAAAAACTCACAGAACTCGAAGCAAAAGTGGCCGAACTAGAGGCTAAGCTGGCAGCACAAGACAGCGACCAGCCAGAACAGTAA